From one Buchnera aphidicola (Therioaphis trifolii) genomic stretch:
- a CDS encoding FliM/FliN family flagellar motor switch protein: MKKYNEKFFIYKDINDHDIKYVKIFQKIYKKFIILLEDELLKITKKKFKINIIKNNLTINLNINNDNLHILNTISLINIDCFIFIFFSISFINYLSELIFGINKNIFYYKNYNVLISSKIYIINKLMNIFIKLYNNILKKCNIFCNKYFIDIKNNFNFFIKNKYKLYLNTEFLCKYKNTKFIFIIQIPDILLFIIINQYKDFFKINEEKSIYSKNNYLLNNICNSELNCVVQLEKISILSKYIKNLKIGDILEIKKPNIVTIYTENYIPIFYGKYYSNNNKLVLYVKKNLLINKLNIKNKKI; this comes from the coding sequence ATGAAAAAATATAATGAAAAATTTTTTATTTATAAAGATATTAATGATCACGATATTAAATATGTAAAAATTTTTCAAAAAATTTATAAAAAATTTATTATTTTATTAGAAGATGAATTATTAAAAATTACTAAAAAAAAATTTAAAATTAATATTATTAAAAATAATTTAACAATTAATTTAAATATAAATAATGATAATTTACATATTTTAAATACTATATCATTAATAAATATCGATTGTTTTATTTTTATTTTTTTTTCTATTTCTTTTATTAATTATTTAAGTGAATTAATATTTGGTATTAATAAAAATATTTTTTATTATAAAAATTATAATGTATTAATTTCTTCTAAAATTTATATTATAAATAAATTAATGAATATTTTTATTAAATTATATAATAATATTTTAAAAAAATGTAATATTTTTTGTAATAAATATTTTATTGATATAAAAAATAATTTTAATTTTTTTATAAAAAATAAATATAAATTATATTTAAATACTGAATTTTTATGCAAATATAAAAATACAAAATTTATTTTTATTATTCAGATTCCTGACATATTATTATTTATAATAATTAATCAATATAAAGATTTTTTTAAAATTAATGAAGAAAAATCTATTTATAGTAAAAATAATTATTTATTAAATAATATTTGTAATTCAGAATTAAATTGCGTAGTTCAATTAGAAAAAATATCTATATTATCTAAATATATTAAAAATTTAAAAATTGGTGATATTTTAGAAATTAAAAAACCAAATATAGTAACAATATATACAGAAAATTATATACCAATTTTTTATGGAAAATATTATTCTAATAATAATAAATTAGTATTATATGTTAAAAAAAACTTATTAATTAATAAATTAAATATAAAGAATAAAAAAATATGA
- the rpmG gene encoding 50S ribosomal protein L33: MAKSSREKIKLISSSGTKHYYTTTKNKRSNQKKIQLKKYDPIIKKHVLYNEIKIK, translated from the coding sequence ATGGCTAAAAGCTCAAGAGAAAAAATTAAACTTATATCTTCTTCTGGAACAAAACATTATTATACTACGACAAAAAATAAAAGATCTAATCAAAAAAAAATACAATTAAAAAAATATGATCCTATTATTAAAAAACATGTATTATATAATGAAATAAAAATTAAATAA
- the fliP gene encoding flagellar type III secretion system pore protein FliP (The bacterial flagellar biogenesis protein FliP forms a type III secretion system (T3SS)-type pore required for flagellar assembly.): protein MKFFILLFLIIWLIRNISFLTNNYNNSLIKVINQIKLDTNNKIIILDVQGVKLVLGITLNNMNVLYTIPFTNNDINHQIKIEQSNFKFTFLNKIILNICCFLLFFFYSPNAYATEFSELTKHIFLNNIYNWSFSIQMFIFTFFLALLSVIILMTTSFTRIIIVLTLLRNALGIPSIPPNQLLIVISCFLTFCIMNPIFYKIYHEAYLPLYLNKIQFDEAFFKAYKPIHDFMLHQTRHSDLLAFSKLSNIPLIENQNFIPIQILLPSFITSELKTACQIGFTIFIPFLIIDLFVSSILISLGMMMISPNSISLPIKLILFVMVDGWKLIFSSLVNSFY, encoded by the coding sequence ATGAAATTTTTTATTTTATTATTTTTAATAATTTGGTTAATTAGAAATATTAGTTTTTTAACAAATAATTATAATAATTCTTTAATAAAAGTTATTAATCAAATTAAATTAGATACTAATAATAAAATTATTATTTTGGATGTTCAAGGAGTTAAATTAGTATTAGGAATAACATTAAATAATATGAATGTTTTATATACTATTCCTTTTACTAATAATGATATTAATCATCAAATCAAAATAGAACAATCAAATTTTAAATTTACTTTTTTAAATAAAATCATATTAAATATATGTTGTTTTTTATTATTTTTTTTTTATAGTCCTAATGCCTATGCAACTGAATTTTCTGAATTAACTAAACATATTTTTTTAAATAATATTTATAATTGGTCTTTTTCTATTCAAATGTTTATATTTACATTTTTTTTAGCATTATTATCAGTAATTATTTTAATGACTACAAGTTTTACTCGAATTATCATTGTTTTAACTTTATTAAGAAATGCATTAGGAATTCCTTCTATTCCTCCAAATCAATTATTAATAGTGATATCATGTTTTTTAACTTTTTGTATTATGAATCCAATATTTTATAAAATATATCATGAAGCATATTTACCATTATATTTAAATAAAATTCAATTTGATGAAGCTTTTTTTAAAGCATATAAACCTATTCATGATTTTATGCTTCATCAAACACGTCATTCTGATTTATTAGCATTTTCTAAATTATCAAATATTCCATTAATTGAAAATCAAAATTTTATTCCAATACAAATATTATTACCATCATTTATTACTAGTGAATTGAAAACTGCTTGTCAAATTGGATTTACTATATTTATTCCATTTTTAATTATTGATTTATTTGTTTCTAGTATATTAATTTCATTAGGTATGATGATGATTTCTCCAAATAGTATTTCATTACCAATTAAATTAATATTATTTGTTATGGTAGATGGATGGAAATTAATTTTTTCATCTTTAGTAAATAGTTTTTATTAA
- the tkt gene encoding transketolase, whose product MCSRQELANAIRVLSIDAIQEANSGHPGAPMGMADIAEVLWRSFLKYNPNNPYWDNRDRVILSNGHASMLLYSVLHLTGYDISIDDLKNFRKLYSKTPGHPEIDSTPGVEITTGPLGQGLASAVGMAIAEKILASYFNRPKYNIVDHYTWVFAGDGCLMEGISHEACSLAGTWKLGKLILMYDNNKISIDGNVCDWFNDDTEKRFQSYNWHVINNVDGHNSNAILNAMNCAKNITDKPSIIIFNTTIGFGSPNKSGTAEVHGSPLGIQEIILTKKKLNWKYPPFYIPDEIYHHWNFCKIGKKIEDKWNVLFSKYKIDYPKLSNEYIRRMSGLLPSNWSDKILKLINNNNINNKSIATRQSSQNILEYFGKILPELLGGSADLAPSNLTMWSGSISINKKQSGNYIHYGVREFGMTSIANGISQHGGFIPYTATFLVFLDYAKNAVRMSSLMKIRQIMLYTHDSIGLGEDGPTHQPIEQLSHLRSIPNMSVWRPSDNLETIIAWKFAIERYQGPTALVLSRQNLSQLSRNKVVINNIIRGGYILNDFGKNIDIILISTGSEVQLTLLAARKIHDLGYGVRVVSMPSTDVFDHQDSNYKLSVLPDNIKKRIVIEASHSNFWYKYVGFDGKIIGIDKFGESAPAIDLFEKFGFTVDNIIKIAKQLLE is encoded by the coding sequence GTGTGCTCTAGACAAGAATTAGCTAATGCAATTCGAGTTTTAAGTATTGATGCAATTCAAGAAGCGAATTCTGGACATCCTGGAGCTCCTATGGGTATGGCAGATATAGCTGAAGTTTTATGGAGAAGTTTTTTAAAATATAATCCAAATAATCCATATTGGGATAATAGAGATCGTGTTATTTTATCCAATGGACATGCATCAATGTTGTTATATAGTGTATTACATTTAACTGGATATGATATATCAATAGATGATTTAAAAAATTTTAGAAAATTATATTCTAAAACTCCTGGTCATCCAGAAATTGATTCTACTCCAGGAGTAGAAATTACAACTGGTCCTTTAGGACAAGGATTAGCTTCTGCTGTAGGTATGGCTATTGCAGAAAAAATACTTGCATCATATTTTAATCGACCAAAATATAATATTGTAGATCATTATACTTGGGTATTTGCAGGCGATGGTTGTTTAATGGAAGGTATTTCTCATGAAGCATGTTCTTTAGCTGGAACTTGGAAACTTGGAAAATTAATTTTAATGTATGATAATAATAAAATTTCAATTGATGGTAATGTTTGTGATTGGTTTAATGATGATACAGAAAAACGTTTTCAATCATATAATTGGCATGTTATTAATAATGTAGATGGACATAATTCAAATGCTATTTTAAACGCTATGAATTGTGCTAAAAATATTACTGATAAACCTTCTATTATCATATTTAATACTACTATTGGTTTTGGTTCTCCTAATAAGTCTGGTACAGCTGAAGTTCATGGATCTCCTTTAGGAATACAAGAAATTATATTAACAAAAAAAAAATTAAATTGGAAATATCCTCCATTTTATATTCCAGATGAAATTTATCATCATTGGAATTTTTGTAAAATTGGAAAAAAAATAGAAGATAAATGGAATGTTTTATTTTCAAAATATAAAATAGATTATCCGAAATTATCAAATGAATATATTCGTCGAATGTCTGGATTATTACCATCAAATTGGTCAGATAAAATATTAAAATTAATTAATAATAATAATATTAATAATAAATCTATTGCGACTCGTCAATCTTCTCAGAATATATTAGAATATTTTGGAAAAATATTACCTGAATTATTAGGTGGTTCTGCAGATTTAGCTCCAAGTAATTTAACTATGTGGTCTGGTTCTATTTCAATTAATAAAAAACAATCAGGTAATTATATTCATTATGGTGTTCGTGAATTCGGAATGACTAGTATTGCTAATGGAATATCTCAACATGGTGGATTTATTCCTTATACAGCAACCTTTTTAGTATTTTTAGATTATGCTAAAAATGCAGTTCGTATGTCTTCATTAATGAAAATAAGACAAATCATGTTATATACACATGATTCAATTGGATTAGGAGAAGATGGTCCTACACATCAACCTATTGAACAATTATCTCATTTACGTTCTATACCAAATATGAGTGTTTGGAGACCTAGTGATAATTTAGAAACAATCATTGCTTGGAAATTTGCAATAGAACGTTATCAAGGTCCTACTGCTCTAGTATTATCTCGTCAAAATTTATCACAATTATCACGTAATAAAGTTGTAATTAATAATATTATTCGTGGAGGATATATTTTAAATGATTTTGGTAAAAATATTGACATTATTTTAATTTCTACTGGATCTGAAGTACAATTAACATTATTAGCTGCTCGTAAAATTCATGATTTAGGATATGGTGTTAGAGTGGTTTCTATGCCATCTACTGATGTTTTTGATCATCAAGATTCTAATTATAAATTATCTGTTTTACCTGATAATATTAAAAAACGTATTGTAATTGAAGCTAGTCATTCAAATTTTTGGTATAAATATGTCGGTTTTGATGGAAAAATTATTGGAATTGATAAATTTGGTGAATCTGCTCCTGCAATTGATTTATTTGAAAAATTTGGTTTTACAGTAGATAATATTATTAAAATTGCAAAACAATTATTAGAATAA
- the tal gene encoding transaldolase, whose translation MNQLNELKKITTIVADTGDVNEIKKYEPIDATTNPSLILQTMNISAYHNLIIDAVNYGKKIGNFIKDKITHASDKILVNIGKEILKYIPGKVSSEIDSRLSFNTELCILKAKKIINMYEDLGISRSRILIKLASTWECIQAAKELQKDDIHCNLTLLFSFAQAKACAESNVFLISPFVGRIYDWYYQNKLIKNYNSSTDPGVVSLKKIYKYYKQYGYKTIIMGASFRNIEQILELSGCDYLTISPIFLKQLKNNVGKVIRKLIPETIIKKPKYILNESEFRWEHNQDRMAVEKLSEGIRQFSNDQEKLEKILYSFF comes from the coding sequence ATGAATCAATTGAATGAATTAAAAAAAATTACAACAATTGTTGCAGATACTGGAGATGTTAATGAAATTAAAAAATACGAACCAATTGATGCTACAACAAATCCTTCTTTAATTCTTCAAACTATGAATATATCAGCATATCATAATTTGATTATAGATGCTGTTAATTATGGAAAAAAAATTGGAAATTTTATAAAGGATAAAATTACACATGCAAGTGATAAAATTTTAGTTAATATTGGTAAAGAAATTTTAAAATATATACCTGGTAAAGTATCAAGTGAAATTGATTCAAGACTTTCTTTTAATACAGAATTATGTATTTTAAAAGCTAAAAAAATTATTAATATGTATGAAGATTTAGGAATATCTAGATCAAGAATATTAATTAAATTAGCATCTACTTGGGAATGTATTCAAGCAGCAAAAGAATTACAAAAAGATGATATTCATTGTAATTTAACATTATTATTTTCTTTTGCACAAGCAAAAGCTTGCGCTGAATCTAATGTGTTTTTAATTTCTCCATTTGTTGGTCGAATTTATGATTGGTATTATCAAAATAAATTAATAAAAAATTATAATTCTAGTACTGATCCTGGGGTTGTATCATTAAAAAAAATATATAAATATTATAAACAATATGGGTATAAGACTATTATTATGGGTGCTAGTTTTCGTAATATTGAACAAATTTTAGAGTTATCTGGTTGTGATTATTTAACTATTTCTCCTATTTTTCTTAAACAATTAAAAAATAATGTTGGAAAAGTTATAAGAAAATTAATTCCTGAAACTATTATTAAAAAACCAAAATATATTTTAAATGAATCTGAATTTAGATGGGAACATAATCAAGATAGAATGGCTGTAGAAAAATTATCAGAAGGAATACGTCAATTTAGTAATGATCAAGAAAAATTAGAAAAAATATTATATTCATTTTTTTAA
- a CDS encoding flagellar FliJ family protein, producing MLKKNIAILKNITKLKLEQLTFILYNIKNKKNKKKNQLYKIIKYYNYYIKNFTKKFILEFSFFKIKNFYQFLYYLEDYILKLKNKILKYNNDIKNKLFLWKKLNKKLKIWNILYDKIINVNKKKKNILNKKYNNQYYQIFLLKNIFFNKNK from the coding sequence ATGTTAAAAAAAAATATTGCAATATTAAAAAATATTACAAAATTAAAATTAGAACAATTAACTTTTATATTATATAATATTAAAAATAAAAAAAATAAAAAAAAAAATCAATTATATAAAATAATTAAATATTACAATTATTATATAAAAAATTTTACTAAAAAATTTATTTTAGAATTTTCTTTTTTTAAAATAAAAAATTTTTATCAATTTTTATATTATTTAGAAGATTATATTCTTAAATTAAAAAATAAAATATTAAAATATAATAATGATATTAAAAATAAATTATTTTTATGGAAAAAATTAAATAAAAAATTAAAAATATGGAATATATTATATGATAAAATAATAAATGTAAATAAAAAAAAAAAAAATATTTTAAATAAAAAATATAATAATCAATATTATCAAATATTTTTATTGAAAAATATATTTTTTAATAAAAATAAATAA
- the rsmI gene encoding 16S rRNA (cytidine(1402)-2'-O)-methyltransferase yields MNDTNIKKYKILYIVSTPIGNMKDITYRAVNILKTVKLIAAENIQYTKNLLNYFNINTKIISLNKYNENKFIKKIIILLKKIDIALVSDAGTPTISDPGHQLVHKCHKKNITVIPIPGPCAIIAALSASGIFSNKFCYKGFFPKKTNQRKKCLLKIKNNATTIVFYESCHRIISSIQDIIIYLGSNRKIVLAKEITKKWEKIKYDTSRNILSWLQDNPLRQKGEMVIIIKGKKKKEKKICSNIHNTLSILLTKIKIKTAIKLTSLIYKIKKNKLYDYTIKNFKNDKK; encoded by the coding sequence ATGAATGATACTAATATAAAAAAATATAAAATATTATATATTGTTTCAACTCCTATTGGAAATATGAAAGATATTACATATCGAGCAGTTAATATTTTAAAAACAGTCAAATTAATAGCAGCAGAAAATATTCAATATACAAAAAATTTATTAAATTATTTTAATATTAATACAAAAATTATTTCTTTAAATAAATATAATGAAAATAAATTCATTAAAAAAATTATTATTTTATTAAAAAAAATAGATATTGCTTTAGTATCTGATGCTGGAACACCTACAATAAGTGATCCAGGTCATCAATTAGTTCATAAATGTCATAAAAAAAATATTACTGTCATACCAATTCCTGGACCATGCGCTATTATCGCAGCACTTAGTGCATCAGGAATATTTAGTAATAAATTTTGTTATAAAGGATTTTTTCCAAAAAAAACTAATCAAAGAAAAAAATGTTTATTAAAAATAAAAAATAATGCAACAACGATAGTATTTTATGAATCTTGTCATAGAATTATAAGTAGTATACAAGATATCATTATTTACTTAGGTTCAAATCGAAAAATAGTATTAGCAAAAGAAATAACAAAAAAGTGGGAAAAAATAAAATATGATACATCAAGAAATATATTATCCTGGTTACAAGATAATCCATTAAGACAGAAAGGAGAAATGGTAATTATTATTAAAGGTAAAAAAAAAAAAGAAAAAAAAATATGCTCTAATATTCATAATACTTTATCAATTTTATTAACAAAAATTAAAATAAAAACAGCAATAAAATTAACTTCATTAATTTATAAAATTAAAAAAAATAAATTATATGATTACACTATAAAAAATTTTAAAAATGACAAAAAATAA
- a CDS encoding flagellar biosynthetic protein FliR produces the protein MLNIYHYNIFILLNNFFFIIFRIFSILHFSPFFGDKIFNKKIRFIFSFLLSIFIILNIPYIKINILSYIGLIILIEQIIIGIIIGFFLKLIFFFVIISGEILSFQVGLSFSNYFDSNLNFNVSIFSKIFNIFLLLIFLFFNGHLWIIFFILKSFYLFPINHINFNNILISFIKIINSSFLSGIILIFPIMILLFLLNILIGILFQSSSNMFFLFNNFSLFFFISLLFLFFSNSIFFYSLNILLNYLINIFDNMFF, from the coding sequence ATGTTAAATATTTATCATTATAATATATTTATTTTATTAAATAATTTTTTTTTTATTATTTTTAGAATATTTTCAATATTACATTTTTCTCCATTTTTTGGAGATAAAATATTTAATAAAAAAATAAGATTTATATTTTCTTTTTTATTAAGTATATTTATTATTTTAAATATACCTTATATAAAAATTAATATTTTATCATATATTGGTTTAATTATTTTAATAGAACAAATTATTATTGGTATAATTATTGGTTTTTTTTTAAAATTAATATTTTTTTTTGTTATTATATCTGGTGAAATTTTAAGTTTTCAAGTTGGTTTATCTTTTTCAAATTATTTTGATTCTAATTTAAATTTTAATGTTTCAATTTTTTCAAAAATTTTTAATATATTTTTATTATTAATTTTTTTATTTTTTAATGGTCATCTTTGGATTATTTTTTTTATTTTAAAAAGTTTTTATTTATTTCCTATTAATCATATTAATTTTAATAATATTTTAATATCTTTTATAAAAATTATAAATTCTTCTTTTTTAAGTGGAATAATACTAATTTTTCCTATTATGATTTTATTATTTTTATTAAATATATTAATTGGAATTTTATTTCAATCATCATCAAATATGTTTTTTTTATTTAACAATTTTTCATTATTTTTTTTTATTAGTTTATTATTTTTATTTTTTTCAAATTCGATTTTTTTTTATTCTTTAAATATTCTTTTAAATTATTTAATTAATATATTTGATAATATGTTTTTTTAA
- the ppa gene encoding inorganic diphosphatase, producing MNLQNIKSGENIPHDIYVIIEIPYQTHSIKYEINKQTQILFVDRFIPTSMFYPCNYGYINKTLSNDGDPLDVLIPIPYKLQHSSVIQCKPIGILKMIDESGEDSKIIAVPHDNISIDYKDIKDIQDLSINVKNKIIHFFQHYKDLEKNKWVKIIGFENAKSAKLEIKKCIKNFI from the coding sequence ATGAATTTACAAAATATTAAATCAGGAGAAAATATTCCTCATGATATATATGTAATTATTGAAATACCATATCAAACACATTCTATAAAATATGAAATTAATAAACAAACGCAAATTCTTTTTGTTGATCGTTTTATACCAACATCTATGTTTTATCCATGTAATTATGGATATATCAATAAAACATTATCTAATGATGGCGATCCATTAGATGTATTAATTCCAATTCCATATAAATTACAACATTCTTCTGTCATTCAATGTAAACCTATTGGGATATTAAAAATGATTGATGAATCAGGAGAAGATTCTAAAATAATTGCTGTACCTCATGATAATATTTCTATAGATTATAAAGATATTAAAGATATTCAAGATTTATCTATTAATGTCAAAAATAAAATTATACATTTTTTTCAACATTATAAAGATTTAGAAAAAAATAAATGGGTTAAAATTATTGGATTCGAAAATGCCAAATCTGCAAAATTAGAAATAAAAAAATGCATAAAAAATTTTATATAA
- a CDS encoding flagellar biosynthetic protein FliQ: MKSTFLTTLFYESLKVLFFISFPFLLSVLFIGIIIGVFQTLFQINEQTLSFIPKLIVVFLIFTFFGTWFLNIIINYMEYIFKNISYSIFDLC; the protein is encoded by the coding sequence ATGAAATCTACATTTTTAACAACATTATTTTATGAATCGTTAAAAGTTTTATTTTTTATATCATTTCCATTTTTATTATCTGTTTTATTCATTGGAATAATTATTGGAGTATTTCAAACATTATTTCAAATTAATGAACAAACATTATCTTTTATTCCAAAATTAATAGTTGTATTTTTAATATTTACATTTTTTGGTACATGGTTTTTAAATATAATTATTAATTATATGGAATATATTTTTAAAAATATATCATATTCAATTTTTGATTTATGTTAA
- a CDS encoding beta-ketoacyl synthase N-terminal-like domain-containing protein: MKRVVITGLGIISSIGNNKKQVLSSLKNVTSGITFSKEMKRFGLKSHVWGKIKLNNIKINRSILKFMNPASIYSYYSMKQAIKDSQLKKNIYQKNYRVGIITGVGCNFFFNNLFLKKNPYFLIQNMMSNISACLSTYYHIFGISYSISSACATSSNCIYHAFELIKSGKQDIMFAGGAEELSCELAYQFDLINSLSVKYNNNPKISSRPYDINRDGFVISGGSGIIVLEELEHALSRNANIYAEILSCGSTSDGNNMIRSSGLGLIKAMKIAMKGSGNIIIDYINTHGTSTKLGDLVELKSIKKVFKNFIPYISSTKSLTGHGLGASGVQEIIYTILMMNNNFIAPSINIKNLEPFAKNMNIVCNLKKYNIISSMSNSCGFGGVNVSIILKKYY, from the coding sequence GTGAAAAGAGTTGTTATTACTGGTTTAGGAATTATTTCAAGTATTGGTAATAATAAAAAACAAGTATTATCATCTTTAAAAAATGTAACTTCAGGTATTACTTTTTCTAAAGAAATGAAAAGATTTGGTTTAAAAAGTCATGTTTGGGGAAAAATTAAATTAAATAATATAAAAATTAATCGTTCTATTTTAAAATTTATGAATCCTGCATCAATTTATTCTTATTATTCTATGAAACAAGCAATTAAGGATTCTCAATTAAAAAAAAATATATATCAAAAAAATTATCGAGTTGGAATTATTACAGGTGTTGGATGTAATTTTTTTTTTAATAATTTATTTTTAAAAAAAAATCCTTATTTTTTAATTCAAAATATGATGTCTAATATTTCTGCATGTTTATCAACTTATTATCATATTTTTGGAATTAGTTATTCAATTAGTTCTGCTTGTGCAACTTCGTCAAATTGTATTTATCATGCTTTTGAATTAATTAAATCTGGAAAACAAGATATTATGTTTGCTGGAGGTGCAGAAGAATTAAGTTGTGAATTAGCATATCAATTTGATTTAATTAATTCATTATCAGTAAAATATAATAATAATCCTAAAATATCTTCTCGTCCATATGATATTAATAGAGATGGATTTGTTATATCTGGTGGTTCTGGAATAATCGTACTTGAAGAATTAGAACATGCATTATCAAGAAACGCTAATATTTATGCTGAAATTCTTAGTTGTGGTTCTACTTCAGATGGAAATAATATGATTCGTTCTTCTGGATTAGGATTAATTAAAGCGATGAAAATAGCTATGAAAGGTTCAGGAAATATTATTATTGATTATATTAATACTCATGGTACATCAACAAAATTAGGTGATTTAGTAGAATTAAAATCTATAAAAAAAGTTTTTAAAAATTTTATTCCATATATTTCTTCTACAAAATCTCTTACTGGTCATGGTTTAGGTGCCTCTGGTGTTCAAGAAATTATTTATACTATTTTAATGATGAATAATAATTTTATTGCTCCAAGTATTAATATTAAAAATTTAGAACCATTTGCAAAAAATATGAATATTGTTTGTAATTTAAAAAAATATAATATAATTTCTTCTATGTCAAATAGTTGTGGATTTGGTGGAGTTAATGTTTCTATAATATTAAAAAAATATTATTAA
- the rpmB gene encoding 50S ribosomal protein L28 — protein MAKICIITKKKPMFGNNRSHALNATKKKFIPNLQYRKLWIPNKKKFIKIRISNKGMRIIEKKGIEKFFN, from the coding sequence ATGGCCAAAATATGTATTATTACAAAAAAAAAACCAATGTTTGGAAATAATCGATCTCATGCACTTAATGCTACAAAAAAAAAATTTATTCCAAATTTACAATATCGCAAATTATGGATTCCAAATAAAAAAAAATTCATTAAAATACGAATTTCAAATAAAGGAATGAGAATAATTGAAAAAAAAGGAATTGAAAAATTTTTTAATTAA
- a CDS encoding FliM/FliN family flagellar motor switch protein yields the protein MINNIKNNINNVNNNSYKIHESKDNLLNLNTKNKNKLNNCNKFNFQENILDDILLDIIIQIGIIKIKIKDLLNIKPGTILNLNKSNNEMLDIILNNTIIAKGELVQLKEKYGIRITQIIQHNY from the coding sequence ATGATTAATAATATAAAAAATAATATAAATAATGTAAATAATAATTCTTATAAAATTCACGAATCAAAAGATAATTTATTAAATTTAAATACAAAAAATAAAAATAAATTAAATAATTGTAATAAATTTAATTTTCAAGAAAATATATTAGATGATATTTTATTAGATATTATTATTCAAATAGGAATAATAAAAATAAAAATTAAAGATTTATTAAATATAAAACCAGGAACAATACTTAATTTAAATAAATCAAATAATGAAATGTTAGATATTATTTTAAATAATACTATAATTGCAAAAGGAGAATTGGTTCAATTGAAAGAAAAATATGGAATTCGGATCACTCAAATTATTCAACATAATTATTAA